The sequence GCTGAAAGTCAAAGAAGTCGGCACTGACTTGTCCTTTCAAGCATCTCAACAGGCTATCAAGCTGTTGCTTCAGCTTACGAGCATTTAGATTATTCTCGAGAGCAACAAACTTGGCGTCCGTATCAACTTTACCCATCGCCTTGAGCATATTTTCAACACAGTTGACGACTCCAGATGAAAGAAAACTATCGATATCAGCCAAGTCCCTTTTCGCTTCTTTAGTGATCACCGAGAGCTCATGATGAACAATAAGAATCAGGGAGCCATTCCGGCGAAGAACCCGCCAGGCTTCATTCAAACTTGAAGGCCAAGGCCCATATTCCAGGCCAAACATGGAACAAACCAATGAAAACTGCCCATCAGAAAATGGCTGGCTTTGCAGAGGAACTTGTCTGAGCGTCACTGCCCCTTCAATTGCATCTATGTCCGCAAGGTCTGTTGCAACCCATTGCTGATTCCTGTGTGACAGGTAACGAATAAGCTGCCCATTTCCCGATGCCAAATCCAGGGCCATTCCGCCCTGAGGAACCTCATCGGTCAGCTCAATCAAGCACTCCGCAAGCGCATCTCCCC is a genomic window of Ferrimonas sp. YFM containing:
- a CDS encoding class I SAM-dependent methyltransferase; protein product: MDHWSSYWKSTQASAVTDSQWGDALAECLIELTDEVPQGGMALDLASGNGQLIRYLSHRNQQWVATDLADIDAIEGAVTLRQVPLQSQPFSDGQFSLVCSMFGLEYGPWPSSLNEAWRVLRRNGSLILIVHHELSVITKEAKRDLADIDSFLSSGVVNCVENMLKAMGKVDTDAKFVALENNLNARKLKQQLDSLLRCLKGQVSADFFDFQLQGIMLVLNEMMGDEVKLKLSRWQAGVGELKSYGERLKHQIASAKDEKTLNSGINGLLTCESEFTLREMRTKDGQMLAWAIKLQKY